A DNA window from Streptococcus mutans contains the following coding sequences:
- a CDS encoding phosphoenolpyruvate carboxykinase (ATP), whose translation MVTRQHFSEDSMRKNNSYFSALKATIETAFYENHVVPLKELAEAYRLAAKSPNTIVLDTPVAHAEDLGLPKDAKILLENSGGIVGRTAKARRIFGQDSKEDAKILQIIREAIFQARHRTFYRADAVVGLDEAFMLRAHLMVPQDDINNLYSWLNNFQVLNDTYRERLKKSKRYEETDIYIFSDPEWSHPDYPDGLVYFDTNHNCAAILGLHYFGELKKATLTLAWGTANRNKYVACHGGLKIFEKEGQKPYVASFFGLSGSGKSTLTHAKHNGKYRIDVLHDDAFVISEEDGSTIALEPAYFDKTNDYPAGHREQKYFVAVQNCGAALDKEGHLRLVTEDIRNGNGRTIKSRFSTPNRVDRINHPIQSIFWIMKDDSLPPLIRVTDPIMASIMGCTLVTTRSTAENTTDSLDALIIEPYANPFRVYPLVEDYIKFQHLFESGVNCYIINTGSYLGQDIPKETTLDVIEQVVDGTAKFESFGSVKGFEYLSSSHYKIPNFDKAYVKIIRQRMKIRLQYLEAFNRKNPKLSLPDEAISHLKDVLANLG comes from the coding sequence ATGGTTACACGCCAACATTTTTCAGAAGATTCAATGCGTAAAAACAATTCTTATTTTTCAGCATTAAAAGCTACTATTGAAACTGCTTTTTACGAAAATCATGTGGTGCCTTTGAAGGAGTTGGCAGAAGCTTATCGGTTAGCTGCAAAATCTCCTAACACTATTGTTTTAGATACACCCGTTGCTCATGCTGAGGATCTAGGTCTTCCGAAAGATGCAAAAATTTTATTGGAAAATTCAGGCGGAATTGTTGGACGTACTGCCAAGGCTCGTCGAATTTTTGGACAGGATAGTAAAGAAGACGCAAAAATTCTTCAAATTATTCGTGAAGCCATTTTTCAGGCTAGGCATCGTACTTTTTATCGCGCAGATGCAGTTGTAGGGCTTGATGAAGCTTTTATGTTACGTGCTCATCTAATGGTACCACAAGATGATATTAATAATCTCTACTCTTGGCTTAATAATTTTCAAGTTCTTAATGATACTTATCGTGAGCGTTTAAAGAAATCAAAACGCTATGAAGAGACTGATATTTATATTTTTTCTGATCCAGAGTGGAGTCATCCTGATTATCCAGATGGTTTGGTTTATTTTGATACCAATCACAATTGTGCTGCTATTCTGGGACTCCATTATTTTGGAGAATTAAAAAAAGCAACCTTGACTTTGGCTTGGGGAACAGCTAATCGTAATAAATATGTTGCCTGTCATGGTGGTTTGAAAATTTTTGAAAAAGAAGGACAAAAACCTTATGTGGCCTCCTTTTTTGGCCTATCTGGTTCTGGCAAGTCAACTCTCACACATGCTAAACATAATGGGAAATATCGGATAGATGTCTTGCATGATGACGCTTTTGTTATTTCTGAAGAGGACGGCTCAACAATTGCCCTAGAGCCTGCTTATTTTGATAAGACAAATGACTACCCAGCTGGTCATCGCGAACAGAAGTATTTTGTAGCGGTTCAAAATTGCGGTGCGGCTTTGGATAAGGAAGGGCATCTTCGCCTTGTTACTGAGGATATCAGAAATGGAAATGGCCGGACCATTAAGTCTCGTTTTTCAACACCTAACCGTGTGGATCGTATTAATCACCCTATTCAGTCCATTTTTTGGATAATGAAGGATGATTCTTTACCACCTCTTATTAGGGTTACCGACCCTATTATGGCTTCAATTATGGGGTGTACTTTGGTTACGACGCGATCAACGGCTGAAAATACGACTGACAGTTTAGATGCGTTAATTATTGAACCTTATGCTAATCCTTTCCGTGTCTATCCATTGGTGGAAGATTATATTAAGTTTCAACATTTATTTGAATCAGGAGTAAACTGTTATATTATCAATACAGGTTCTTATTTGGGACAAGATATTCCTAAAGAGACTACGTTGGATGTTATTGAACAAGTGGTTGATGGTACTGCAAAATTTGAGTCTTTTGGTTCCGTTAAAGGTTTTGAGTACCTTTCTTCTTCTCACTATAAGATTCCTAATTTTGATAAGGCTTATGTCAAAATTATCCGCCAACGGATGAAAATCCGATTGCAATATTTGGAAGCTTTTAATCGAAAAAATCCTAAATTGTCTTTGCCTGATGAAGCAATCTCACATTTGAAAGATGTCTTGGCTAATTTAGGTTAG
- a CDS encoding DEAD/DEAH box helicase, with protein MKTQFPSVWQDKLSQKHFSAFTTIQEAAFDPIKNGKSLLGISPTGSGKTLAYLWPSLLTLTPKKAQQLLILAPNTELAGQIFEVTKEWAQPLNLTAQLFLSGSSQKRQIERLKKGPEIIIGTSGRVFDLVKLKKIKMMNVNTIVLDEFDDLLGKSQIHFVENIVKRVPRDHQMIYMSATNSIDRTFLTDDTLEIDLSKQTVDTISHYYITVAKRERGELLRKFSNIPNFRGLVFFNRLSDLGANEERLQFSGASAVSLASDVNIKFRKVILEKFKNHEISLLLATDLVARGIDIELLETVVNFDLPRDKDAYNHRAGRTGRMGKNGIVVTFISHPEELKKLKKFAHVSEVYLKNQILHKK; from the coding sequence ATGAAAACACAATTTCCAAGCGTTTGGCAAGATAAACTCAGCCAAAAACATTTTTCAGCATTTACGACCATTCAAGAAGCTGCTTTTGACCCTATTAAAAATGGTAAGAGTCTTCTTGGTATCAGCCCCACTGGTAGTGGTAAGACCTTAGCCTATCTTTGGCCTAGTTTACTCACTCTCACACCTAAAAAAGCTCAACAATTGCTCATTCTAGCTCCTAATACCGAGTTAGCTGGACAGATCTTTGAAGTTACCAAGGAATGGGCTCAACCTCTTAATTTAACAGCTCAGCTTTTTTTATCAGGTTCCAGTCAAAAACGACAAATTGAACGTTTAAAAAAAGGACCAGAAATTATCATTGGCACATCTGGGCGTGTCTTTGACCTTGTGAAACTCAAAAAGATTAAGATGATGAACGTTAATACAATTGTTCTAGATGAATTTGATGACTTACTTGGTAAATCTCAAATTCACTTTGTTGAAAATATTGTGAAACGTGTTCCTCGTGACCATCAGATGATTTATATGAGTGCAACAAATAGCATTGATAGAACATTTTTGACTGATGATACCCTTGAGATTGACTTATCAAAACAAACGGTAGACACCATTTCTCATTATTATATCACTGTTGCTAAGCGTGAACGTGGAGAATTGCTGCGTAAATTTTCTAACATTCCTAACTTTAGGGGACTTGTTTTCTTTAACAGGCTGTCAGACTTAGGAGCCAATGAAGAGCGTCTACAATTTAGCGGTGCTTCTGCTGTTTCACTTGCCAGTGATGTTAATATTAAATTCCGCAAAGTCATTTTAGAAAAATTCAAAAATCATGAAATCTCTCTATTGCTGGCAACAGATTTAGTAGCGCGCGGCATTGATATTGAGCTTCTCGAAACAGTTGTCAACTTTGATTTACCAAGAGATAAAGATGCATACAATCACCGTGCCGGACGAACAGGACGCATGGGAAAAAATGGTATTGTTGTTACCTTTATTAGTCATCCTGAAGAACTTAAAAAACTGAAAAAATTTGCACACGTTTCAGAAGTCTATCTTAAAAATCAGATTTTACATAAAAAATGA
- a CDS encoding Gfo/Idh/MocA family protein, with protein sequence MLKLGIIGTGSISHQFIEAAQLSQHYQLTAVYSRKLETAEAFSARYQNIACYDMLDDFFNDAFDVLYIASPNALHFEHAKLALEAGKHIIVEKPAFSTPEELSNIVHSAEEKQLFFFEAARNYHEESLLLIKEFLSHKTVIGADFSYAKYSSKMKDLLAGKLPNVFSDKFSGGALVDLGIYPIYAAIKLFGKPKSVNYTATQLENTIDLNGNGNLIYPDFHVSIRAGKNYNTLEYAEIYTSEGTLRLNHIQGISSAIFQKHDGSREKLALPDIEHLMLEEAKHFAEMMNNKNEVIYQTWLEDTKTASQILYQMRQSAGIVFEADKK encoded by the coding sequence ATGCTCAAACTTGGTATTATTGGGACAGGATCCATTTCGCATCAGTTTATTGAAGCAGCTCAGCTCAGCCAGCACTATCAATTAACAGCGGTTTATTCACGAAAATTAGAAACAGCAGAAGCTTTTTCTGCACGTTATCAAAATATTGCCTGCTATGATATGCTAGATGACTTTTTTAACGATGCTTTTGATGTTCTTTATATTGCCAGCCCAAATGCCCTTCATTTTGAACACGCCAAATTAGCATTAGAAGCTGGAAAGCATATTATTGTTGAAAAGCCGGCTTTCTCAACTCCAGAGGAGTTAAGCAATATTGTCCACTCGGCAGAAGAAAAACAACTGTTCTTTTTTGAAGCTGCTCGTAATTATCATGAAGAATCTCTCCTTCTTATTAAGGAATTCCTATCCCACAAAACAGTTATCGGGGCTGACTTTTCCTATGCTAAGTATTCTTCAAAAATGAAGGATTTACTGGCAGGCAAGCTGCCCAATGTTTTTTCAGATAAGTTTTCAGGAGGAGCTTTAGTTGATTTGGGAATTTATCCTATTTACGCTGCTATCAAACTTTTTGGAAAGCCTAAAAGTGTCAACTACACAGCGACACAATTGGAAAACACCATTGATTTGAACGGCAATGGCAATCTGATTTATCCTGATTTTCATGTTTCCATTAGGGCAGGAAAGAATTACAACACCTTAGAATACGCTGAAATTTATACCAGTGAGGGAACTCTCCGACTGAATCATATTCAAGGAATCAGCTCTGCTATTTTCCAAAAACATGATGGTAGCCGCGAAAAATTAGCCCTTCCTGACATTGAACACCTCATGTTGGAAGAAGCAAAGCACTTTGCTGAAATGATGAACAATAAAAATGAGGTCATTTACCAGACTTGGTTAGAGGATACTAAAACGGCTAGTCAAATTCTCTATCAGATGCGTCAAAGTGCCGGTATTGTATTTGAGGCAGACAAAAAATGA
- the udk gene encoding uridine kinase, giving the protein MRKKPIIIGVTGGSGSGKTSVSRAILANFPNAKIAMIEHDSYYKDQSHLTFEERVTTNYDHPLAFETDLLINHLKELIADRPVDIPIYDYTQHTRSEKSYRQEPQDVFIVEGILVLEDQRLRDLMDIKLFVDTDDDIRIIRRIKRDMQERGRGLDSIIEQYTRVVKPMYHQFIEPTKRYADIVVPEGVSNLVAIDLINTKVASILNETH; this is encoded by the coding sequence ATGCGAAAAAAACCGATTATTATTGGTGTAACAGGCGGTTCTGGTAGTGGAAAAACCAGTGTCTCACGGGCTATTTTGGCCAACTTCCCCAATGCTAAAATTGCTATGATTGAACACGATTCTTACTATAAGGATCAGAGTCATCTGACTTTTGAAGAGCGTGTAACAACTAATTATGATCACCCTTTGGCTTTTGAAACAGACTTACTGATCAATCATTTGAAAGAGTTAATTGCTGATCGTCCGGTAGATATTCCCATTTATGACTACACACAGCATACACGCAGTGAAAAGAGTTATCGTCAAGAGCCTCAAGATGTTTTTATTGTTGAAGGCATTCTTGTCTTAGAAGATCAGCGTTTGCGTGACCTGATGGATATTAAATTATTTGTTGATACCGATGATGACATTCGTATTATTCGCCGAATTAAACGTGATATGCAAGAGCGCGGTCGTGGTTTAGATAGCATTATTGAGCAGTATACAAGAGTTGTTAAACCTATGTACCATCAATTTATTGAACCAACCAAGCGCTATGCTGATATTGTTGTTCCAGAAGGTGTCAGCAATCTCGTTGCCA